Proteins encoded in a region of the Bacteroidota bacterium genome:
- a CDS encoding T9SS type A sorting domain-containing protein → MWSTDPTTRSIVVNSSGVYTVRSYRAGFCFATSLPVTVGVISARLSNHETESETESAEVKLYPNPAHSFINIEYNSQFSETKNIPIVISDLSGRERISMTTDLDPGYNKIAVELNQLSAGIYFCLVGSGSERRVFKFVVE, encoded by the coding sequence TTGTGGTCGACCGATCCAACCACACGTTCAATTGTAGTAAACTCTTCAGGAGTTTATACTGTAAGATCATACCGTGCAGGATTTTGTTTTGCAACATCTTTGCCTGTCACCGTTGGGGTGATTTCTGCGCGCTTGAGTAATCATGAAACAGAAAGCGAAACAGAATCAGCAGAGGTGAAGCTCTATCCTAATCCGGCACATAGTTTCATAAATATCGAATACAATTCACAGTTTTCTGAAACCAAAAACATACCTATAGTTATTTCAGATTTGTCTGGCAGAGAAAGAATTTCCATGACAACAGATCTTGATCCCGGATATAATAAAATTGCAGTTGAGTTGAATCAGTTAAGTGCAGGGATATATTTTTGTTTGGTGGGGAGTGGGAGTGAGAGAAGGGTGTTTAAGTTTGTGGTGGAATAG